ATGGAGGGGTTGCACGGCTTGATGGTGCCATCGGCCATGCCCCGGTCGAAGATCAGCTTAACCTGGTGCTCGAACGAGCGCTCCACCTCTCTCAGCTTGGCCGCGTTCTTTGGCGAGAGCTGGGTCCTGATCAGCCGTAGCGCACACTGGCCCACATCGGATGTTGCCCATTCCCCGTAGCGCAGCAGAACATGCTCGAGCAACTCGATGCCGGTGCGGTCGCTGGCAAACAGCTCCGGCAGCCCCTCGCTCAAGCGCGCCGCCGCCAGCTGACGGATGCGGACGAGCATCTCCTCCTTGTTGCCCACATAGTAATAGATCGAGGGTTTGGTCACATTCAGCGCCGCGGCGATGTCGCTGATCCCCACCCGGTGAAACCCGTGCTCCTTGAACAGCCTGGCGGCCGTCTCGAGGATCGCGAGCCGCTTGCCCTCGTG
Above is a window of Rhodoligotrophos defluvii DNA encoding:
- a CDS encoding TetR/AcrR family transcriptional regulator — protein: MNAAGHEGKRLAILETAARLFKEHGFHRVGISDIAAALNVTKPSIYYYVGNKEEMLVRIRQLAAARLSEGLPELFASDRTGIELLEHVLLRYGEWATSDVGQCALRLIRTQLSPKNAAKLREVERSFEHQVKLIFDRGMADGTIKPCNPSMVQMVLFGALNWLAFWYDPERASLDKNEISRLFAEVLLQGIAGERTSSRVPLSPLTAGLRPSETTR